Proteins found in one Alteromonas macleodii genomic segment:
- the ligA gene encoding NAD-dependent DNA ligase LigA, which yields MSDSLEQAKQQVAQLRNTLNEYNYQYYVLDDPSVPDAVYDRDMQALIALEKQYPELQSPNSPSQKVGGAALSAFEQVTHDVPMLSLDNAFDEESLLAFEKRLKDRLKDTATLDFSCEPKLDGLAVSILYENGELVRAATRGDGQVGENITANVRTISNVPLTLRGDHYPDRVEVRGEVFMPRDGFAKLNEHQKETGGKVFANPRNAAAGSLRQLDSKITAKRPLMFYAYSLGVVQPESFDLPSTHSARLAQLGKWGLPLCPDIDTAEGGKGCLNYYNHILEKRDNLPYDIDGVVFKVDRIELQNTLGFVARAPRWAIAQKFPAQEEVTKLVDVEFQVGRTGAITPVARLEPVFVGGVTVSNATLHNQDEISRLGVKVGDTVVIRRAGDVIPQVVSVVEANRTGSETDISFPSQCPVCDSQVEKLEDEAVARCTGGLICAAQRKQALKHFASRKAFDIDGLGDKLVDQLVDADLVHSPADFFTLALGDVIGLERMAEKSASKLLASLEASKQTTLAKFLYALGIREVGEATAANLATHFETLEAIREASLEALVEVQDVGEVVATHIYNFFNESHNTDVIDALLNEGINWPAIEKPDSGNLPLEGKTCVITGTLSEMGRSDAKARLQLLGAKVAGSVSKNTDFLVAGEKAGSKLTKAQELDVDVWDEAALVAFLAEHEK from the coding sequence ATGTCAGACTCTTTAGAACAAGCAAAGCAACAAGTTGCTCAACTTCGCAACACGTTAAATGAATACAATTACCAGTACTATGTACTAGACGACCCTTCGGTTCCCGATGCCGTTTATGATAGAGATATGCAGGCGCTAATAGCGCTTGAAAAACAATATCCTGAATTACAGAGCCCAAATTCTCCAAGTCAAAAGGTGGGAGGTGCTGCGCTTTCTGCATTTGAGCAAGTTACTCACGATGTGCCTATGCTGTCGCTAGATAACGCTTTCGATGAAGAGTCTCTATTGGCATTTGAGAAGCGCTTAAAAGACAGGCTTAAAGATACTGCTACTTTGGACTTTAGCTGTGAGCCTAAGTTAGATGGTTTAGCCGTGAGTATTTTGTACGAAAACGGTGAATTAGTTCGCGCTGCAACGCGGGGCGATGGTCAGGTAGGCGAAAACATCACAGCTAACGTGCGTACTATTTCAAATGTACCTTTAACCCTTCGCGGCGATCACTATCCAGACCGCGTCGAGGTTCGTGGTGAAGTGTTTATGCCGCGAGATGGCTTTGCAAAATTAAACGAACATCAAAAAGAAACGGGCGGTAAGGTCTTTGCCAATCCGCGCAATGCCGCAGCCGGAAGTTTGCGTCAGTTAGACTCGAAAATCACCGCTAAACGCCCACTGATGTTTTATGCTTATTCACTAGGCGTTGTACAACCAGAAAGCTTTGATTTACCTTCAACCCACAGTGCGCGACTTGCACAATTGGGTAAATGGGGGCTGCCACTATGCCCAGATATCGACACAGCAGAGGGCGGTAAGGGTTGTTTAAATTACTACAATCATATCCTGGAAAAGCGCGACAACTTGCCATATGACATTGATGGCGTCGTCTTTAAGGTAGACCGCATTGAATTGCAAAACACCCTTGGTTTTGTAGCCCGAGCACCGCGTTGGGCGATTGCACAGAAATTTCCTGCGCAAGAGGAAGTAACCAAACTGGTGGACGTTGAGTTTCAAGTAGGCAGAACTGGGGCAATTACACCGGTTGCGCGTTTAGAGCCTGTTTTTGTAGGTGGCGTAACCGTATCAAATGCCACACTACATAATCAGGATGAAATCTCCCGATTGGGCGTTAAAGTTGGCGACACTGTTGTTATTCGTCGCGCCGGTGATGTTATTCCTCAGGTAGTTTCTGTGGTTGAAGCAAATCGTACGGGTAGTGAAACTGACATTAGTTTCCCAAGCCAGTGCCCTGTGTGTGACTCGCAGGTTGAAAAGCTTGAAGATGAAGCAGTCGCTCGCTGTACTGGTGGGTTAATTTGTGCAGCGCAACGCAAACAGGCGCTAAAACATTTTGCCTCGCGTAAAGCGTTTGATATAGATGGTTTGGGCGATAAGCTTGTTGACCAATTAGTAGATGCTGATCTTGTACACAGTCCTGCAGATTTCTTTACCCTGGCTTTAGGTGACGTTATTGGCTTAGAGCGTATGGCTGAGAAGTCTGCAAGCAAGCTTTTGGCATCTCTAGAAGCATCAAAACAGACCACCCTTGCCAAATTTCTATACGCATTGGGGATCCGTGAAGTAGGTGAAGCGACAGCGGCAAACTTAGCTACGCATTTTGAAACCTTAGAAGCGATTCGTGAAGCTTCATTAGAAGCTTTAGTAGAAGTGCAGGATGTGGGCGAGGTGGTAGCTACCCATATATACAACTTCTTTAACGAGTCGCATAACACCGATGTGATTGACGCACTTCTAAATGAAGGAATCAATTGGCCCGCCATTGAAAAGCCTGATTCGGGTAACTTGCCTCTCGAAGGTAAAACCTGCGTTATAACCGGTACGCTTAGTGAAATGGGGCGTTCAGATGCTAAAGCGCGGCTACAGTTACTTGGTGCTAAGGTGGCGGGATCAGTGAGTAAGAACACTGACTTCCTTGTTGCAGGTGAGAAGGCTGGATCTAAATTAACCAAGGCACAAGAGCTTGATGTAGATGTGTGGGATGAAGCTGCGTTGGTTGCCTTCCTCGCTGAGCATGAAAAATAG
- the smc gene encoding chromosome segregation protein SMC: MRLKKIKLAGFKSFVEPTTIPFPGEMTAIVGPNGCGKSNVIDAVRWVLGESSAKNLRGDAMTDVIFNGSSSRKPVGQCSVELVFDNSAGRIAGEFANYNELSVKRLVTRDATSTYFLNGTKCRRRDVTDLFLGTGLGPRSYAIIEQGMISRLIESKPQELRVFIEEAAGISKYKERRRETENRIRHTQDNLERLNDVRDELGKQLEKLQRQAAAATRYKTLRAQARELKGQLAAIRFLKNSEHIEALQKQQQTLQIEVDDLNAKLQGDEAGLESYKTKQVETKQVIDDLQQQLFTTSNAITRLEQNALHAKQRKGQIEQELTRINEQHELLNHSIDEAQEALAVSNEALENIEPELLLKEAELEHAKARFEDVEQSLREFNAKAREQEQTYNQLRQDVQQCHSQIQSTMSMQLRTSQRISELQDELKQLDDEDYSDQIALLEEQANELDFDIDEGKQAVQTASEKLQKQHAEVQTIEARHREAQGQLQTAQSTKSALEALQQDASNFEDTLLEGIEKLWQQISSSQKLAPCIEAILQHARDPVVAKNYPIQELLKNKARLPTGVKVYTESLFVSSAKAGSLAHALLTELGGRNTSPAQVPAFFDDIYLCEDDEDLASKVERLTDTEMKSGVKGFTSAISPSGLWASSHWVVKPGEVNDGALQRANKIKSLTDNIEAIESLIEEVEHSIEEAKQAFEACEARKHTAQNALAEKENQRAQIKNKLSLLEMQQEQQSTRSAKLNDELAKQELMLAKEEEQLAQLSEKLELLEAHILEYEVHIDEVNAKREENERNTSELRASVDSLTSQNHELALKKQQFENHQNLYRQQVTRNLEQREEYVKNKERLQKELAHLTSPEEIQEAELQSLLENKAELEQLKSAKQRSLEDIEQWLREAEKGHQALGKDIQTRQTNIDKLNIDIEGYRVRANTILEQLDETQQSLKSILETLPEEAEEKRWQEDLEKTQANLQRLGAVNLAAVEEYETQSQRKSHLDTQHNDLTDALETLQSAIRKIDKETRTRFSNTFEQVNEDLKMLFPKVFGGGSAYLALTDDDLLETGVTIMARPPGKKNSTIHLLSGGEKALTALSLVFAIFRLNPAPFCLLDEVDAPLDDANVGRFCNLVSEMSQTVQFIYITHNKIAMEMASHLTGVTMAEPGVSRMVAVDVDEAVAFAEA, encoded by the coding sequence GTGAGGCTTAAGAAGATAAAGCTTGCGGGCTTCAAGTCCTTTGTTGAGCCGACTACTATTCCATTTCCCGGGGAAATGACTGCCATTGTTGGGCCGAACGGCTGTGGTAAATCCAATGTTATTGATGCTGTTCGCTGGGTATTAGGTGAAAGTTCAGCGAAGAACCTACGCGGCGATGCGATGACAGACGTGATCTTCAACGGTTCATCTTCACGAAAACCCGTGGGGCAATGTAGCGTTGAACTTGTTTTCGATAACAGTGCAGGGCGGATCGCAGGCGAATTTGCTAACTACAACGAGCTGTCGGTTAAACGATTAGTAACTCGAGATGCCACGTCAACTTACTTCCTCAACGGTACCAAATGTCGCAGACGAGACGTTACCGATCTGTTTTTAGGAACAGGGCTAGGACCACGCTCTTACGCCATTATCGAACAAGGTATGATCTCACGGCTTATTGAATCTAAGCCACAAGAGCTGCGCGTGTTTATTGAAGAAGCTGCGGGTATATCAAAGTACAAAGAGCGTCGCAGAGAAACAGAAAATCGCATCAGGCACACGCAAGACAACCTGGAACGTTTAAACGATGTGCGCGATGAACTTGGCAAGCAGTTGGAAAAATTACAGCGACAAGCTGCCGCTGCAACCCGCTATAAAACATTGCGCGCACAGGCCAGAGAGTTGAAGGGTCAGCTTGCGGCAATTAGATTTCTTAAAAATAGCGAACATATTGAAGCGCTGCAAAAGCAGCAGCAAACACTGCAAATAGAAGTCGACGATTTGAATGCTAAGTTACAAGGTGATGAAGCCGGGCTTGAGTCGTATAAAACTAAGCAAGTTGAGACCAAGCAAGTCATCGATGATCTGCAGCAGCAGTTATTCACCACAAGCAATGCAATCACGCGATTAGAGCAAAACGCCCTGCATGCGAAACAGCGAAAAGGGCAAATAGAGCAAGAGTTAACGCGGATAAACGAACAGCATGAGTTGCTAAACCACTCTATTGATGAAGCGCAGGAAGCACTTGCTGTGTCAAACGAGGCGCTTGAAAACATTGAACCAGAGCTTTTACTGAAAGAAGCTGAGCTGGAACATGCAAAAGCGCGTTTTGAAGACGTAGAGCAGTCGCTAAGAGAGTTTAACGCAAAAGCTCGTGAGCAAGAGCAGACGTACAACCAGCTTCGACAAGACGTGCAACAGTGTCATAGCCAAATTCAGTCTACAATGAGTATGCAGCTTCGCACATCCCAGCGTATTAGCGAACTGCAAGACGAGCTAAAACAGCTTGATGACGAAGACTACTCAGATCAAATAGCATTGTTAGAAGAGCAAGCAAACGAGCTAGATTTTGATATTGATGAAGGTAAACAAGCGGTTCAAACAGCTAGCGAGAAACTCCAAAAACAGCATGCTGAAGTGCAAACTATTGAAGCGAGACATCGTGAGGCGCAGGGTCAGCTGCAAACCGCCCAATCCACTAAATCTGCATTAGAAGCACTTCAGCAAGACGCTTCTAACTTTGAAGATACGCTATTAGAGGGAATAGAAAAGCTTTGGCAACAAATTAGCTCAAGCCAAAAGCTTGCACCCTGTATCGAAGCTATATTACAGCACGCTAGAGACCCTGTAGTCGCGAAAAACTACCCCATACAAGAGCTTTTGAAAAACAAAGCGCGTCTGCCCACAGGCGTAAAGGTGTACACCGAAAGCCTGTTCGTAAGTTCGGCAAAAGCCGGCTCTTTAGCCCATGCTTTATTAACCGAGCTTGGCGGTAGAAACACTTCACCGGCACAGGTTCCCGCATTTTTTGATGATATTTACCTTTGTGAAGACGATGAAGATCTTGCAAGTAAGGTGGAACGCTTAACTGATACCGAAATGAAAAGCGGTGTTAAAGGCTTTACTAGCGCAATCTCACCTTCAGGTTTATGGGCCAGCTCCCATTGGGTCGTTAAACCGGGTGAGGTGAATGACGGTGCTTTACAGCGTGCTAACAAAATTAAATCGCTTACAGATAATATTGAAGCTATTGAAAGTCTCATTGAAGAAGTTGAGCATTCCATTGAGGAAGCGAAGCAAGCTTTTGAAGCATGCGAAGCTCGAAAGCATACAGCTCAAAACGCCTTAGCTGAAAAAGAAAATCAACGGGCTCAGATTAAAAACAAGCTTTCTTTACTTGAAATGCAGCAAGAGCAGCAATCTACTCGCAGCGCCAAACTTAATGATGAATTGGCAAAACAAGAGTTAATGCTTGCCAAAGAAGAAGAGCAGTTGGCGCAACTTTCTGAAAAGTTAGAACTTCTAGAAGCGCACATTCTTGAATACGAAGTGCATATTGATGAAGTTAATGCGAAACGTGAAGAAAATGAGCGAAATACATCAGAATTACGCGCCTCAGTTGATTCATTAACGTCGCAAAATCATGAGCTTGCATTAAAAAAGCAGCAATTTGAAAATCATCAAAACTTATATAGACAGCAGGTTACGCGTAATCTTGAGCAGCGTGAAGAATATGTAAAAAACAAAGAGAGATTACAAAAAGAGCTAGCGCATCTTACGTCTCCGGAAGAAATTCAGGAAGCAGAGCTTCAGTCTCTGCTAGAGAATAAGGCTGAGTTAGAGCAACTAAAAAGCGCTAAGCAGCGCAGCCTTGAAGATATTGAACAGTGGTTGCGAGAAGCCGAAAAAGGGCATCAGGCTCTAGGTAAAGACATACAAACCCGACAGACAAACATCGATAAACTAAACATTGATATTGAAGGGTATCGGGTACGCGCAAATACGATCCTAGAACAGCTTGACGAAACACAGCAATCACTAAAAAGCATTTTAGAAACCTTGCCAGAAGAGGCTGAAGAAAAGCGTTGGCAAGAAGACCTTGAAAAAACGCAAGCCAACCTTCAGCGTTTAGGAGCGGTAAATTTAGCTGCGGTTGAAGAATATGAGACCCAGTCACAAAGAAAGTCTCATTTGGATACACAGCACAACGACCTTACCGATGCGTTGGAAACTCTGCAGTCCGCTATTCGAAAAATTGATAAAGAGACACGCACGCGCTTTTCAAACACTTTTGAGCAGGTTAACGAAGACCTTAAAATGTTATTTCCTAAAGTCTTCGGCGGTGGCTCAGCATACCTTGCGCTTACCGATGATGACTTATTAGAGACTGGGGTAACGATAATGGCTCGTCCCCCTGGTAAGAAAAATAGTACGATTCACCTCTTAAGCGGTGGAGAAAAAGCATTAACCGCTTTATCATTGGTGTTTGCTATTTTCAGATTGAATCCGGCACCATTTTGCTTGCTGGATGAAGTAGATGCACCATTGGATGATGCAAATGTAGGGCGCTTTTGTAACTTAGTGTCAGAAATGTCACAAACAGTGCAGTTTATTTATATCACCCACAATAAAATAGCGATGGAAATGGCTAGTCACTTAACCGGTGTTACTATGGCGGAACCTGGAGTTTCACGTATGGTAGCGGTAGACGTTGACGAAGCTGTAGCCTTCGCAGAAGCATAA
- the zipA gene encoding cell division protein ZipA, whose product MEDQLRLFLLLGGTVFIIAVLAHGIWKIRKNGKPSEKERLEPRQWQEDDGELESEPQEGFDELGIGAVRVVSNSQNSPNRADESSAAENSASSMSYDDSVNNPDNGSDAQKFSNDESNHSSQYASSSDIHSQKDDAGEEHANASSNDNSSMSPAEKQDGKEREKEDAQEAPKLYGSVVTNPKPHMKGQARSIDTATSKSDDNVAAFPEPPGFLLREGDDEAQSAPQTQREENAQEASYSAPNNSNGSNNGYSDNQTTAQPAQAPAAPVRPAQKFYVDPTLEEEPAPVQAPAKNEREVADFSLDAQEDSSSLRSSQEENEQPRRFTRSKRSKTPIKKREEPNFGDDQMRIDFDTSEQGNPEFGEESFSANDTHSDTATSSSEPAKSSSVEPEVLVLNVRAPEGEAISGAALLPMLLTLGFKFGDQDIFHRHVNSNGKGPVLFSLANMFKPGVFDIDNLENFETQGVSLFMILPIEGDPHQVFNMMHNAARKLADEFGAQVLDGRRSVLTKQGLQQYVEKIREFERKRMIARS is encoded by the coding sequence ATGGAAGATCAATTACGTCTATTTTTACTCCTTGGAGGCACGGTTTTTATCATTGCTGTGCTTGCCCACGGTATTTGGAAAATTCGTAAAAACGGTAAGCCTTCGGAAAAAGAGCGCTTAGAGCCCCGTCAATGGCAGGAGGATGATGGCGAATTAGAATCCGAACCACAGGAAGGTTTTGATGAACTTGGCATTGGTGCGGTTCGAGTGGTTAGCAATTCGCAAAACTCACCTAATAGAGCAGATGAGAGCAGCGCAGCAGAAAATTCAGCTTCTAGCATGTCGTATGATGACTCGGTGAATAACCCAGATAACGGCAGCGACGCTCAAAAATTCAGTAACGATGAGAGCAATCACTCTTCTCAATATGCTTCTTCGAGTGACATTCATAGCCAGAAAGACGATGCTGGCGAAGAACACGCTAATGCCAGCAGCAATGATAATTCTTCGATGTCGCCAGCCGAAAAACAGGATGGAAAAGAGCGCGAAAAAGAAGACGCTCAAGAAGCGCCCAAGCTGTATGGTTCAGTGGTAACGAACCCCAAGCCACACATGAAAGGGCAGGCTCGCTCGATTGATACCGCAACAAGTAAAAGCGATGACAACGTTGCTGCCTTCCCTGAGCCTCCTGGTTTCTTGCTTCGAGAAGGCGACGATGAAGCTCAGTCAGCGCCACAAACACAGCGCGAAGAAAATGCACAAGAGGCGTCTTATTCAGCGCCGAACAACTCGAATGGCTCAAATAACGGTTACTCTGATAATCAAACCACGGCACAGCCCGCACAGGCGCCAGCAGCACCCGTTCGTCCTGCGCAAAAGTTTTATGTAGACCCTACGCTTGAAGAAGAACCAGCACCGGTTCAAGCACCGGCTAAAAACGAGCGAGAAGTGGCTGACTTTAGCTTAGACGCCCAAGAAGATTCATCTTCATTACGGAGTAGCCAGGAAGAAAATGAACAGCCGCGACGTTTTACACGTAGTAAGCGAAGCAAAACACCGATCAAGAAGCGGGAAGAGCCTAATTTTGGCGATGACCAAATGCGCATCGACTTCGACACCAGCGAGCAGGGTAACCCGGAATTTGGTGAAGAGAGCTTTAGTGCAAATGATACACACAGCGACACTGCCACTAGCTCATCTGAGCCAGCAAAGTCATCTAGCGTTGAACCCGAAGTATTGGTGTTAAACGTAAGAGCACCTGAAGGTGAGGCTATTTCTGGTGCTGCGCTTTTACCTATGTTGCTTACACTAGGGTTTAAGTTTGGCGACCAGGATATCTTCCATCGTCACGTAAATTCCAATGGCAAAGGGCCTGTATTATTTAGCCTAGCCAATATGTTTAAACCTGGTGTTTTTGATATTGATAACCTGGAAAATTTTGAGACCCAAGGTGTATCTTTGTTTATGATATTGCCCATTGAAGGCGACCCTCATCAAGTATTCAATATGATGCACAACGCGGCGCGTAAGCTAGCGGACGAGTTTGGTGCTCAGGTTTTAGATGGTCGTCGAAGTGTGTTAACTAAACAGGGCTTACAGCAATACGTTGAAAAAATTCGTGAATTTGAACGCAAGCGTATGATTGCTCGCAGCTAA
- a CDS encoding DUF2062 domain-containing protein, with the protein MPKKFIRRFLPDHQSIKQNKALKIFGSVLHEPNLWHLNRRSASGAFGIGLFFAFWPVPFQMWLSAGLAIPFRANLPLSVATVWVTNPFTIPPIFYGAYKVGTTVLGTKPEHFEFQFSWQWVVESINTIGPAFLVGCGICSVVFGLAGYFSLNWVWRFQVKKAWERRRQMRNQTAQ; encoded by the coding sequence ATGCCTAAGAAATTTATTCGACGTTTTTTGCCAGATCACCAAAGCATTAAGCAAAACAAAGCGTTAAAAATATTTGGTAGCGTATTGCACGAACCTAATTTATGGCACCTGAACCGTCGCTCTGCATCTGGCGCGTTTGGCATAGGCTTGTTTTTTGCCTTTTGGCCTGTGCCGTTTCAAATGTGGCTTTCTGCAGGTTTAGCTATCCCTTTTCGAGCAAACCTTCCCTTGTCTGTCGCAACAGTCTGGGTAACAAATCCATTTACCATTCCCCCTATATTTTATGGGGCTTACAAAGTGGGTACTACTGTACTTGGGACCAAACCTGAGCATTTTGAATTCCAGTTTAGCTGGCAGTGGGTGGTAGAAAGCATTAACACCATTGGGCCCGCTTTTTTAGTTGGTTGTGGTATTTGCTCTGTGGTTTTCGGATTGGCAGGTTACTTTTCCTTAAACTGGGTATGGCGCTTTCAAGTGAAAAAAGCGTGGGAAAGACGCAGACAAATGCGTAATCAGACGGCTCAATAA
- a CDS encoding DNA internalization-related competence protein ComEC/Rec2 — MALMIAILVIAIVVILLFSLKKPRSNKTIFDVQLCCAVSGLILGVLWVASVGHFYYAWQLPKGKIQQDVTISGRVLSQGCVSNKSNNSEAAFHYVVSITSVNGESVATFLDDGAVPKPLNAVLSYAFNFRARLAHKQYKFSSDNVERVQRSQRGLDDVKQHVTSQASEKSVGLKCLHNGDTFTAVVKLKPAYGTVNPVGASRQQQLVSQFIHVTGYIKSIEHDKTTHEHSLRYDLSTTLEAQNLNNLNWWRALLLGDKAGFTKDNWALLQRTGTGHIFSISGMHLSLIAGVCLLAFNPIIFILRHVFDIFGSVHYFLASITSIRLKTVDRENKTDRRSKLLTIKAPIRAIVLCLLVVICFFYALLSGSALPVVRAWVLVAIGCALSLSRNAWRPINIALAMLALSLLLFPLSMLSASFYLSVGAVVCIWFLVTTWGLQRSPWYVSLIKLQIALTLIMMPLTLIWFDSASIIALIANLIALPVITLLLPVCLLSLLLLHFIHFGPVQELASALFQTSDTCLGYLLSFLNLLSGFSLSAVDVHQGNGATLCLLAAVVIFLLPAWRYKKVCILILSIPFFSFIQKWSPVNEEPWTLHVFDAGQASAIAITRGSRAIIIDSGAQFEGIARTATAHLLPFLEGTHVSSIDVVIHTHSDNDHAGGLSAVKLHSLAAHASFHSPTAGCERGKRVYWQNLTVEFLWPPKGNKQDNNAMSCVVKVSGQSGSVLIPGDIEKASEYALITREIQEISAKESALIPSFSNLSADILIAPHHGSKTSSTDVFIEHVAPRAVIFTQGFENRWQFPASEVARRYKYHKVKQYLTSYHGYVRATFTQGSYHIDTQRYTLHKRWYLRGINPRHLEAQP; from the coding sequence ATGGCATTGATGATTGCCATATTGGTGATAGCTATTGTTGTCATCTTACTGTTTTCTTTAAAAAAACCTAGGTCCAATAAGACCATTTTTGATGTACAGCTATGTTGTGCAGTGAGCGGCTTAATACTCGGCGTACTGTGGGTGGCGAGTGTAGGGCATTTTTACTACGCTTGGCAACTGCCCAAGGGTAAAATTCAACAAGATGTCACAATATCGGGGCGAGTTTTATCGCAGGGATGTGTTTCTAATAAAAGTAATAACTCAGAGGCCGCTTTTCATTATGTGGTAAGCATTACGTCGGTAAATGGCGAGAGCGTCGCGACATTTTTAGATGATGGCGCAGTGCCAAAACCCCTGAATGCTGTTTTATCTTACGCTTTCAACTTTAGAGCTCGCCTTGCTCACAAGCAATACAAGTTTTCAAGTGACAATGTTGAGCGAGTGCAACGCTCACAACGTGGTTTAGATGATGTAAAGCAGCACGTCACATCGCAAGCGTCAGAAAAGTCTGTCGGACTTAAATGTTTGCACAATGGCGACACGTTTACAGCGGTTGTTAAACTTAAGCCTGCATACGGTACGGTCAATCCCGTTGGAGCAAGCCGCCAGCAGCAGCTGGTTAGTCAGTTTATTCATGTCACTGGATATATTAAATCTATAGAGCACGATAAAACCACGCATGAGCATTCGTTGCGCTATGACCTTTCGACAACGCTAGAAGCGCAGAATCTCAATAACCTCAATTGGTGGCGGGCGCTACTGCTTGGCGATAAGGCTGGGTTTACAAAAGACAACTGGGCGCTGTTACAACGCACAGGTACCGGGCACATATTTAGTATATCCGGTATGCACTTATCACTTATTGCCGGGGTATGCTTATTAGCTTTTAACCCGATAATTTTCATACTTAGACACGTTTTCGATATATTCGGTAGTGTGCATTACTTCTTAGCCAGCATAACAAGCATAAGGTTAAAGACAGTAGATCGAGAGAACAAAACTGATCGACGTTCAAAGTTATTAACTATTAAAGCGCCGATTAGAGCCATAGTGCTCTGCTTGCTTGTGGTTATTTGTTTTTTTTATGCGCTGTTAAGCGGAAGTGCCTTGCCCGTTGTGCGAGCCTGGGTTCTTGTAGCTATTGGCTGCGCGTTGTCGCTTTCACGTAATGCATGGAGGCCAATAAATATTGCGTTAGCTATGCTGGCGTTGAGTTTGCTGCTTTTCCCGCTTTCTATGTTAAGTGCAAGCTTTTACTTAAGCGTAGGTGCAGTGGTGTGTATTTGGTTTTTAGTGACCACATGGGGGCTACAGCGCTCACCTTGGTATGTGTCGCTAATAAAGCTGCAAATAGCGCTAACGCTTATAATGATGCCGCTAACACTCATCTGGTTTGATAGTGCAAGTATTATTGCGCTAATAGCAAACTTGATTGCCTTACCCGTTATAACTTTGTTGCTGCCCGTTTGTTTACTCTCTCTATTGCTGCTTCATTTTATTCATTTCGGCCCAGTCCAAGAATTGGCAAGCGCACTATTTCAAACAAGTGATACCTGTTTGGGGTATTTATTGTCATTTCTAAACCTGCTTAGTGGCTTTTCATTAAGTGCAGTTGATGTTCACCAGGGTAATGGCGCTACGCTCTGTTTGCTTGCTGCTGTTGTTATTTTTCTGTTGCCTGCATGGCGCTACAAAAAAGTATGTATCCTAATTTTGTCCATACCTTTTTTTAGTTTCATTCAAAAATGGTCACCCGTTAATGAGGAGCCTTGGACGCTTCACGTTTTTGATGCTGGCCAAGCTAGCGCGATCGCTATTACAAGAGGGAGTAGAGCAATCATTATTGATTCTGGTGCTCAGTTTGAGGGTATTGCTCGCACAGCGACCGCACACCTGCTTCCATTTCTGGAAGGTACACATGTTTCAAGCATCGATGTTGTTATTCATACACATAGTGATAACGACCACGCGGGAGGTTTATCTGCGGTTAAACTTCATAGTTTGGCAGCACACGCCAGCTTTCATTCGCCTACCGCGGGATGCGAGAGAGGCAAGCGTGTTTATTGGCAGAATTTGACCGTCGAATTTTTATGGCCGCCAAAGGGCAATAAGCAAGACAATAATGCCATGTCCTGTGTGGTTAAAGTTTCTGGTCAGTCTGGCAGCGTTCTTATACCCGGTGATATTGAAAAGGCGAGCGAGTACGCCCTGATCACACGTGAAATACAAGAGATTTCAGCAAAAGAAAGCGCGTTAATACCAAGCTTTTCAAATTTAAGTGCTGATATTCTTATTGCGCCCCATCACGGTAGTAAGACCTCATCTACTGATGTCTTTATAGAGCATGTTGCACCAAGGGCTGTGATCTTTACCCAAGGTTTCGAGAATCGCTGGCAGTTTCCAGCAAGTGAAGTGGCTAGGCGATACAAGTATCATAAAGTAAAGCAGTATTTAACCAGTTACCACGGCTATGTTAGGGCAACGTTTACCCAGGGCAGTTATCACATAGATACCCAGCGATATACTTTGCATAAGCGCTGGTATTTGAGAGGCATTAACCCGCGACATTTAGAAGCACAACCCTAG